A region of Paenibacillus sp. 37 DNA encodes the following proteins:
- a CDS encoding SDR family NAD(P)-dependent oxidoreductase: protein MKNIIVFGASKGLGDAFVRGVPQSGDKVWVVSRSKPESLNVEDGVQRIWIQADLSELQAAEHIASQLQGETLDVLIYNVGIWEKEGFEEHYTFDRDEPADISQLIHVNVTSTIVCIQALLPHLRQSEAGKIILIGSTAGLSNAGNSQVSFVASKFAIRGVTEALREHTREDRIAVTCINPGELAAEIPYEDGMERALAEYDGTRIPLQDMVAIVRCIISLSKAACVKEINIPALTDTNT, encoded by the coding sequence TTGAAAAATATAATTGTCTTCGGGGCGAGCAAAGGATTGGGTGACGCATTCGTTAGAGGCGTGCCACAGTCCGGTGATAAAGTCTGGGTGGTCTCCCGCAGCAAGCCGGAAAGTCTGAATGTGGAGGATGGCGTTCAGCGAATATGGATTCAGGCCGATCTTTCCGAACTTCAAGCCGCGGAGCATATTGCCAGCCAGCTTCAAGGCGAGACGTTGGATGTGCTTATTTATAACGTGGGGATCTGGGAGAAGGAAGGATTTGAAGAGCACTATACGTTTGATCGGGATGAACCCGCAGATATCAGTCAGCTAATTCATGTGAATGTGACCTCAACGATTGTATGTATACAGGCTTTACTGCCTCATCTTCGCCAGTCAGAGGCAGGCAAGATCATCCTGATCGGTTCAACAGCCGGTTTGAGCAATGCAGGCAACAGCCAGGTTTCATTTGTCGCCTCCAAATTTGCCATACGGGGTGTTACGGAAGCTTTAAGAGAGCATACGAGAGAGGACCGCATCGCGGTGACATGTATTAACCCGGGAGAACTGGCGGCAGAGATTCCTTATGAAGACGGAATGGAACGTGCACTCGCCGAGTATGATGGGACCCGCATTCCCCTCCAGGATATGGTCGCCATCGTTCGATGTATCATCAGCTTGTCCAAAGCGGCCTGCGTGAAAGAGATCAACATACCCGCATTAACGGATACGAACACCTAG
- a CDS encoding family 43 glycosylhydrolase — translation MWKKICTLLLSLPLLVASMSTTSPTASASTFSNPVIYADVPDSDVIRVGNAFYMTSTTMHMNPGVPVMKSYDLVNWSIVNYVYDTLGNGDIQNLNNGQNEYGRGSWASSLRYNNGIYYVAFGSLSTGKTYIYQTSNIETGPWTPYTLNSYYHDPSLMFDGNRTFLVHGSDNISIVELTSDAKAVKSGGLSQVLIPNASSIAGSNMIVKAEGAHIQKINGMYYVFLIAWPSGDGRIQLAYRANTLTGPYTGKVVLRDSGIAQGGIVDTASGAWYGLLFRDSGAVGRIPYLVPVTWSDNWPVFGVNGKVPLNMNMPVEGQPAAKIYGSDEFNSTTSGTPSVTQLLVNGGFEESSIQPWTSNNTANITVTNAEAFGGSKSLLVSGRQQTAGGAKQMITGKLVPGGTYSFSAKIKYTTGPATKTFNLSIQNGASYTGITIMGSATLTRGQWGTIQGTYTVPSNTDLSQSFIFVETPYNLNPDPTNDLMAFYVDDVSLTSNSSTGTSSLAPYWQWNHNPDTANWSLLQRPGFMRLTAGKISKNLLEARNTLTQRTFGPKSTGITALDTAGMKDGDYAGLAAFQARYGLVGVKMTGSTKSIVMANASSGTMTEVATVPLNQNRIYLRVICDFTNQTDKSYFAYSLNGSNWTTIGNTLQMSYTLPHFMGYRFALFNYATKSTGGYADFDYFRVE, via the coding sequence ATGTGGAAAAAAATCTGTACGCTTCTGCTCTCTCTTCCGTTACTTGTGGCATCGATGTCAACGACAAGTCCTACCGCTTCCGCATCAACGTTCAGCAATCCGGTCATTTATGCGGATGTTCCTGACAGTGATGTCATCCGGGTGGGCAATGCCTTCTATATGACCAGCACAACGATGCATATGAATCCGGGTGTACCTGTGATGAAGTCTTATGATCTAGTCAACTGGAGCATCGTAAACTATGTGTATGATACGCTTGGAAACGGGGATATACAAAATCTGAACAACGGACAAAACGAGTATGGGCGTGGTTCATGGGCGAGCAGCTTGCGGTACAACAACGGTATATATTATGTGGCCTTTGGCTCGCTTTCCACGGGCAAGACATATATTTACCAAACCAGCAATATTGAAACAGGGCCATGGACACCTTACACATTGAACAGTTATTATCATGACCCCTCCCTTATGTTTGACGGGAATCGAACCTTTCTTGTTCATGGCAGTGATAACATCAGTATCGTCGAGCTGACATCTGATGCCAAGGCCGTCAAGTCCGGCGGGCTGAGTCAGGTTCTGATTCCAAACGCAAGCAGCATAGCTGGCTCTAACATGATTGTAAAGGCAGAAGGAGCACACATTCAGAAGATCAATGGCATGTACTATGTATTCCTGATTGCCTGGCCTTCAGGTGATGGCCGCATTCAGCTTGCCTATCGTGCAAACACATTGACAGGGCCATACACAGGTAAAGTTGTACTACGAGACTCGGGCATTGCCCAAGGAGGTATCGTGGATACCGCATCCGGTGCATGGTACGGCTTGCTGTTCAGAGATAGCGGGGCTGTTGGACGCATTCCCTATCTCGTGCCGGTGACATGGTCCGATAACTGGCCTGTGTTTGGGGTGAACGGCAAGGTTCCCCTGAACATGAATATGCCCGTTGAAGGTCAGCCTGCTGCCAAAATCTACGGGTCCGATGAGTTCAACTCAACCACATCAGGCACACCCTCAGTAACGCAACTGTTAGTGAACGGCGGCTTTGAGGAGAGCAGCATTCAGCCCTGGACCAGCAACAATACGGCGAACATCACCGTAACAAATGCCGAAGCTTTTGGCGGTTCCAAAAGCCTGCTCGTCAGCGGCAGACAGCAGACAGCAGGCGGTGCCAAACAGATGATTACAGGCAAGCTGGTACCGGGAGGAACGTACTCTTTTTCGGCTAAGATCAAATACACGACTGGTCCTGCAACCAAAACGTTTAATCTTAGCATCCAGAATGGTGCAAGTTATACCGGAATTACCATTATGGGCAGTGCGACGCTTACCCGCGGACAGTGGGGTACCATTCAAGGTACGTATACCGTTCCGTCGAATACCGACCTGTCCCAAAGCTTTATTTTTGTGGAAACACCGTATAACTTGAATCCGGACCCGACCAATGATCTGATGGCGTTTTATGTGGATGACGTCTCCCTGACGAGCAATTCATCTACCGGCACATCCAGTCTGGCTCCATACTGGCAGTGGAATCATAACCCCGATACTGCCAACTGGTCCCTGCTCCAGCGGCCCGGTTTTATGCGGTTAACTGCAGGCAAAATCAGCAAAAACCTGTTGGAAGCCCGCAACACGCTGACACAACGAACCTTTGGTCCAAAAAGCACAGGCATTACCGCTTTGGATACAGCAGGCATGAAGGATGGTGATTATGCTGGACTTGCTGCTTTTCAGGCCAGATATGGTTTGGTCGGCGTAAAAATGACGGGCAGCACCAAATCCATCGTTATGGCTAATGCCAGTTCTGGCACAATGACTGAAGTAGCAACTGTGCCATTAAACCAGAACAGAATCTATCTTCGCGTCATCTGTGATTTTACGAACCAGACCGACAAATCCTACTTTGCTTATAGCCTGAATGGCAGCAACTGGACAACCATTGGCAATACACTTCAAATGTCTTACACCCTGCCACACTTTATGGGATACCGGTTTGCACTATTCAATTATGCAACAAAGTCTACCGGAGGATATGCAGATTTTGATTATTTCCGCGTAGAATAA
- a CDS encoding carbohydrate-binding protein gives MIRKPLVLLLSCLLIFVTLPVESSHAANAAVAKLPGNSNPLIDHKLGADPYVLVHNNRVYVYMTGDAYLYNSDGSVRENQYSTIGKINVISSADMVNWTDHGSIPVAGANNANNGQGIAKWATQSWAPAMAKKTIAGKEKFFLYFANSGGGIGVLTADSPIGPWSDPIGRALLTHGTPGMSGVTWLFDPAVLVDDDGSAYLYAGGGIPNDTNAASIANPKTARVIRLGADMTSVVGSAVTIDSPYMFEDSGIHKYNGKYYYSYCINFAGTHPTAYPKGEIGYMVSDSPMGPFTYKGHFLKNPGTFFGVGGNNHHAVFQFNNEWYVAYHAQTVSKAFLGDGKGYRSTHINKLTHNADGSIQEVQGNMTGVSQTTNLNPYVRVEAETIGWQAGINTEPSQASGGPVANQNVTNIHNGDWIAVGNVDFGSAGASKFKANVASTGNGNIEVRLDSPTGPLAGTLNVSSTGGSQTWREMETNVTNATGVHRLYLVFTGSGNGNLFKLDYWQFTSGSGGNPNPNPNPSVTRIETESMTLGGQYAGVISSPFNGVALYANNDYAAYNQYYAFPTHHFSVRGASNNNETARVDLVIGGVTAGSFYFTGTQPTVQTLSNITHATGNQEVKLVVTTDNGTWDAYIDYLEHSQ, from the coding sequence ATGATTCGTAAACCGCTAGTTTTGTTGTTGTCGTGTCTGTTAATCTTTGTCACCCTGCCCGTGGAATCAAGCCATGCAGCAAATGCAGCCGTTGCCAAACTTCCTGGAAACTCTAATCCCCTCATCGATCATAAACTGGGAGCCGATCCTTATGTGCTCGTCCATAACAATCGGGTCTATGTCTACATGACAGGTGATGCATATCTGTACAATAGTGACGGCTCTGTCCGAGAGAACCAGTACAGCACGATCGGGAAGATTAACGTCATCTCCTCAGCTGACATGGTGAACTGGACAGACCATGGTTCCATCCCGGTAGCGGGTGCGAATAATGCCAATAATGGACAAGGAATTGCCAAATGGGCTACTCAGTCCTGGGCTCCTGCCATGGCGAAGAAAACCATTGCTGGCAAAGAAAAGTTTTTTCTGTATTTTGCCAACTCGGGTGGAGGTATTGGCGTACTCACGGCTGATTCTCCTATTGGACCGTGGTCAGACCCAATCGGACGTGCCCTCCTGACTCACGGTACACCGGGTATGTCCGGCGTAACTTGGCTCTTTGATCCGGCTGTACTTGTCGATGATGATGGCTCTGCTTACTTGTATGCTGGAGGCGGCATTCCGAACGATACCAACGCTGCTTCCATTGCCAATCCCAAAACAGCTCGGGTCATTCGTCTCGGTGCCGACATGACCAGCGTGGTGGGCAGTGCGGTTACTATTGATTCTCCTTATATGTTCGAAGATTCTGGCATCCACAAGTATAACGGCAAATATTACTACTCCTACTGCATCAACTTCGCGGGAACACATCCCACGGCATATCCGAAAGGTGAGATCGGATACATGGTTAGCGACAGCCCAATGGGGCCTTTCACGTATAAAGGACACTTTCTGAAAAATCCCGGCACGTTCTTCGGGGTAGGCGGCAATAACCACCATGCCGTGTTCCAGTTCAACAACGAATGGTATGTGGCGTACCATGCACAAACGGTAAGTAAAGCATTCCTTGGGGATGGCAAAGGGTACCGTTCCACCCACATTAACAAGCTGACCCACAACGCGGATGGCTCCATCCAGGAAGTGCAGGGTAACATGACTGGTGTATCCCAAACGACCAACCTCAACCCGTATGTCCGGGTGGAAGCGGAAACCATTGGCTGGCAAGCAGGCATTAACACCGAGCCGAGTCAAGCGAGCGGTGGACCTGTAGCCAATCAGAATGTTACTAATATTCATAATGGAGATTGGATCGCGGTCGGCAATGTTGATTTTGGCTCAGCTGGAGCCTCCAAGTTCAAGGCTAATGTCGCTTCTACCGGAAATGGCAACATCGAGGTACGACTGGACAGTCCGACAGGTCCTCTGGCTGGAACACTTAATGTAAGCTCAACCGGCGGTTCGCAAACGTGGCGCGAGATGGAGACCAATGTAACCAACGCTACGGGCGTACATCGTTTGTATCTGGTGTTTACAGGCTCAGGTAATGGAAACCTGTTCAAACTGGATTACTGGCAGTTTACATCCGGTTCGGGCGGCAACCCCAACCCCAATCCTAACCCATCCGTTACTCGCATCGAAACGGAAAGCATGACACTTGGCGGTCAATATGCCGGTGTGATCAGCTCCCCTTTTAATGGAGTAGCGCTCTACGCCAACAATGATTATGCAGCATACAATCAATATTATGCTTTCCCAACCCATCATTTCTCTGTCCGCGGTGCTTCCAACAACAATGAGACGGCCCGTGTCGATCTTGTCATCGGGGGTGTAACGGCGGGTTCATTCTACTTTACCGGTACACAACCGACCGTACAGACCCTGTCGAACATCACACATGCTACAGGCAATCAGGAAGTCAAGCTGGTCGTAACAACGGATAATGGTACGTGGGATGCTTATATTGATTATCTTGAACACTCGCAATAA
- a CDS encoding winged helix-turn-helix transcriptional regulator has product MKQYNLGIEATLEIIGGKWKALIICLLMSGVKRTGELERSIPGISQKVLIQQLRELERDGLVTRHVYQQMPPKVEYGLTEYGVTANTIVDVMCTWGRDNIALRQQRGEDVVLLENNQPES; this is encoded by the coding sequence ATGAAACAATACAATCTGGGCATTGAAGCGACGCTCGAAATTATAGGTGGCAAGTGGAAAGCCTTGATCATCTGTTTATTGATGTCCGGAGTCAAGAGAACAGGCGAATTAGAGCGCAGCATCCCCGGCATATCGCAAAAAGTGTTAATTCAACAATTGCGCGAGCTGGAGCGGGACGGCCTTGTCACCAGACATGTCTACCAGCAGATGCCTCCCAAGGTGGAATACGGGCTTACAGAATATGGCGTTACCGCCAACACCATCGTGGATGTCATGTGTACTTGGGGAAGGGACAATATTGCTCTCAGACAGCAGCGGGGCGAAGATGTTGTATTGTTGGAGAACAACCAGCCCGAGTCTTGA
- a CDS encoding NAD(P)H-dependent oxidoreductase, whose protein sequence is MKTLVILAHPDMESSRVNRRWKEELLQYTDNIALHELYTTYPDWKIDVSREQELLETHDHIMLQFPLYWYSYPPLLKKWFDDVFTHGWAYGSKGNQLKGKRIGLAMSIGDKQENYAKDGSIGYSVEELVAPFIASMNHVGAQALPHYALYGASFQATDEEINRSAEGYMRYIKQFRAF, encoded by the coding sequence ATGAAAACACTTGTTATTCTGGCACATCCCGATATGGAAAGTTCGAGAGTCAATCGTCGCTGGAAGGAGGAGTTGCTGCAGTATACAGATAATATTGCTCTTCACGAATTATATACGACCTACCCCGATTGGAAGATTGATGTCTCCCGAGAACAAGAGCTACTGGAGACGCATGATCATATTATGTTGCAGTTCCCGTTATATTGGTACAGTTATCCACCGTTGCTGAAAAAATGGTTTGATGACGTGTTCACCCATGGATGGGCGTACGGATCGAAGGGCAATCAGTTGAAGGGAAAACGGATAGGACTAGCGATGTCCATAGGGGATAAGCAGGAGAATTATGCGAAAGATGGTTCTATCGGTTATAGCGTTGAGGAACTTGTGGCACCTTTCATAGCAAGTATGAATCATGTAGGGGCTCAGGCGCTGCCGCATTATGCACTCTATGGTGCCTCGTTCCAGGCTACGGATGAAGAGATTAACCGAAGTGCTGAAGGATACATGCGTTATATAAAACAGTTCCGGGCTTTTTGA
- a CDS encoding discoidin domain-containing protein, giving the protein MKVRTSQRGKTRNIYINLLLSVLLLISSISLWPVSKVNAADEEHHLLSLNRPVYSSSSLGGNTADHVVDGNKNTRWESIWQQDPQWIYVDLGAVASISGISIQWENAYASAFDLEVSNDEVHWQSVYSTTKGQGGLNEIEVTAEARYVRLFSHQRAQQAYGISVYEFNVYGTGGANPPPKPAAMNLALGQPVTASSEEIDEPSRSAEDKAKMEKGNYEARNVTDGNPDTRWSSIYKDQEWIVVDLGLSREIGNVSLQWENAFGRAYDIQVSNDAQQWTTLYRELHSDGGRDEIPVYAEARYVKLAGLGRGTTNGYSLYALDVYEYIEGDAKPVHTIPNIPEPSSVQVGSGSYAVNDITMLQPKNPKNRTSDITAPLPSNDWWQSILVSDLGDGNSLVTLPLKSRYTKQGLQLLNPGAGYVSANGGSMDADGEPDLIMTTSNMNPAEVNTKVAGYGDYSATIIMSDDDTAKMNTTFVKGSPFLYNTFDNPDTIIVRSPNITRLFDDQNREIVLKDGESLTADHIGVEITNQDRAPKPQTFTRNYGIFAPEGTVFMKLGNTLKIKLGQSENYLSLATLSSAAELPYYYQHAYAFVTDTQVDYKYNESTSLVTTNFNSVTQTKRAGFSSETLMALFPHQWKLATTPLTELAYPSIRGMMKVSEGNTFTTQDRFYGIIPQFVEPDDPTYSRAQLISYLDQLDADTAGNLMSEDPYWQGKKLHPLALGVLISDQIGDTVRRDHYLSLLRNILTDWYTYSPDEPLHSYYFYYSDEWGTIFPYGSGFGVNTGLTDHHFTYGYYVFASAVLATYDQTFLQDYGDMVDLLIRDYANPSRTDDQFPRLRNFDAYAGHSWAGGYADNRSGNNQEAAGEALFSWVGQYMWGEVTGNKAYRDTGIWGFVTEEKAAEQYWFNYDGDNWLEDYPHATVGHVYGSAYLYGTYFSNEAEHIYGIHWLPPAEWMTYYGRDPQNTKALYNGLIKDLGGQQERTWQHIIWPFQSIGDPQGALAKWNTSEMQQNEVFNAYWFMHSMASTGTRTMDIWADDPAATVYEKDGVYTAQIWNPSDTVKTVHFYNANGALGSATVYAKAQVKVNPLEHSVVQQPDASQGVVYLDRSQWTITASSSSEPVERMVDGDLTTRWSSGQLQKPGDWLHIDLGSEQSMDTVFMNSGNNGGDYAHGYEIYVSKDNENWGQPIAESAGTSPSLSVELGMQTARYVKIVLTSSADSWWSISELKLARFGKLEATPEFPQPIPLPDRSSWIVTASSTQGAVVTANMLDGSSDTLWTNGRKQIEGQWITIDLGQKSSFDAIELDPGHAKEDYPRQYRIYVSDDGEHWGTSIAGGEGTPGRTSITFPEQQARYVKVVQTGDSDQWWSISELFIHHNGTGKQKLLLPDGWSVITSTGDDASAIVDGSDQTRWTSGQTQTGGEWIQLDLGTSQSVNRIVLDSAHSREDFARGYEVYTSLDGEHWGDALASGEGSDSMVSIPFATQEARYIKVVQTGTASHWWSVAEFEVYTADQTPWISGEQDHLLPAELDRTSWTATASTSEDVAAMLDDDLNSRWTSSSGQHADQWVQIDLGSKQSFSRLTMDSGSSSNDYARSFQFFTSDDGEHWNGVTEALGTGPAISQTFSKQTARYIKIALTADTPEWWWSIAELKLYH; this is encoded by the coding sequence ATGAAGGTACGAACGAGTCAAAGAGGAAAAACACGCAACATCTACATCAACTTGCTGTTATCTGTTCTGTTGTTGATTAGCAGCATCTCGCTGTGGCCGGTCTCAAAAGTGAACGCCGCAGATGAGGAACATCATCTGTTATCCCTGAACCGGCCTGTGTACAGTTCCTCATCTCTGGGGGGCAATACGGCAGACCATGTGGTTGACGGCAACAAAAACACCCGCTGGGAAAGTATATGGCAGCAAGATCCGCAGTGGATCTATGTTGACTTAGGCGCGGTGGCCTCCATCTCGGGCATCTCTATCCAGTGGGAAAATGCGTATGCTTCCGCCTTTGATCTGGAAGTATCCAACGACGAGGTCCATTGGCAGTCTGTTTACTCCACAACAAAGGGGCAAGGCGGCCTGAACGAGATTGAGGTCACAGCGGAGGCACGATATGTGCGTTTGTTCAGCCATCAAAGAGCACAGCAAGCCTATGGCATCTCTGTATACGAATTCAATGTATACGGGACGGGCGGAGCAAATCCACCTCCCAAACCAGCAGCCATGAACCTTGCACTTGGACAACCGGTTACCGCGTCTTCGGAAGAAATTGATGAGCCCAGCCGTTCAGCCGAGGATAAGGCCAAAATGGAAAAAGGGAATTACGAAGCCCGGAATGTAACGGATGGCAATCCCGATACACGCTGGTCTTCCATCTACAAGGATCAGGAATGGATTGTTGTTGACCTTGGATTAAGCCGGGAAATCGGGAACGTATCCTTGCAATGGGAAAACGCTTTCGGACGTGCATACGATATTCAAGTATCCAATGATGCACAGCAATGGACTACATTGTACCGGGAACTGCACAGCGACGGTGGACGGGACGAAATTCCGGTATACGCCGAAGCACGGTATGTGAAATTGGCCGGACTTGGCAGAGGAACAACCAACGGATACTCCCTGTACGCCTTAGATGTCTACGAGTATATCGAAGGCGATGCCAAACCTGTGCATACCATTCCGAATATCCCTGAACCGTCCTCGGTACAGGTGGGTTCCGGCAGTTACGCTGTAAATGACATCACGATGCTGCAGCCGAAGAACCCGAAAAATCGTACATCTGATATTACGGCGCCTCTCCCTTCCAATGACTGGTGGCAGTCTATTCTTGTATCCGATCTGGGGGATGGCAACAGTCTGGTCACACTCCCGCTCAAAAGCAGATATACCAAACAAGGACTTCAACTTCTGAATCCCGGAGCTGGTTACGTTTCGGCTAATGGCGGTTCTATGGACGCTGACGGGGAACCGGATCTGATCATGACCACCAGCAATATGAATCCGGCGGAGGTCAATACCAAGGTGGCGGGATACGGGGATTATTCTGCAACGATCATCATGAGTGATGATGACACGGCCAAAATGAACACCACGTTTGTGAAGGGTTCCCCTTTCCTGTACAACACCTTCGATAACCCGGATACCATTATTGTTCGTTCGCCCAACATCACACGTCTCTTCGATGATCAGAACCGTGAAATTGTTCTGAAGGATGGAGAATCGCTGACGGCCGATCATATCGGCGTTGAAATAACCAATCAGGACAGAGCGCCCAAGCCTCAGACCTTTACAAGAAATTACGGGATCTTTGCACCTGAAGGAACCGTATTTATGAAACTTGGCAATACGCTCAAGATCAAGCTGGGCCAGAGCGAAAACTATCTGTCACTGGCTACCCTGTCGTCCGCGGCAGAGCTGCCTTATTATTACCAGCATGCCTACGCCTTTGTTACCGATACACAAGTGGACTACAAATATAACGAGAGCACTTCACTGGTAACGACTAACTTCAACTCGGTAACCCAGACGAAACGGGCAGGCTTTTCCTCCGAGACACTCATGGCCTTGTTTCCGCACCAATGGAAACTGGCGACTACTCCATTAACGGAGCTTGCTTACCCTTCCATTCGCGGCATGATGAAAGTAAGTGAAGGCAATACGTTTACGACACAGGATCGATTCTATGGCATTATTCCGCAGTTTGTAGAGCCGGATGATCCGACCTACTCGCGTGCACAATTAATCAGCTATCTGGATCAGCTTGACGCGGATACGGCAGGCAATCTGATGAGCGAGGATCCTTACTGGCAAGGGAAAAAGCTTCATCCGCTTGCGCTGGGTGTACTTATCAGCGACCAGATCGGAGATACGGTGCGACGAGACCACTATCTGTCCCTGCTTCGAAACATTTTGACAGATTGGTATACTTATTCGCCGGATGAACCTTTGCACTCGTATTATTTTTATTATTCGGATGAATGGGGAACCATTTTCCCTTACGGTAGTGGATTTGGTGTTAATACCGGATTGACAGATCATCATTTTACCTACGGCTATTATGTTTTTGCATCGGCTGTGCTGGCCACATATGACCAGACATTCTTGCAAGATTACGGCGACATGGTTGACCTTCTGATTCGGGACTACGCCAATCCTTCACGGACAGATGATCAGTTTCCAAGGCTTCGCAATTTTGATGCGTACGCAGGCCACTCCTGGGCAGGTGGTTACGCCGATAATCGCAGCGGGAATAACCAGGAGGCGGCAGGTGAAGCCCTCTTTAGTTGGGTCGGCCAATATATGTGGGGTGAGGTGACAGGCAACAAAGCCTATCGCGACACCGGGATCTGGGGCTTCGTGACCGAAGAGAAGGCTGCCGAGCAATACTGGTTTAACTATGACGGGGATAACTGGCTGGAGGATTACCCACATGCTACGGTAGGTCATGTCTACGGCAGCGCCTACCTGTATGGAACGTACTTCTCGAATGAGGCCGAGCACATTTACGGTATTCACTGGCTGCCACCAGCGGAATGGATGACCTATTATGGACGTGATCCGCAGAATACTAAGGCTCTCTACAATGGTCTCATCAAGGATCTGGGCGGTCAGCAGGAACGCACATGGCAGCATATTATTTGGCCGTTCCAGTCCATTGGAGACCCGCAAGGTGCTCTAGCCAAATGGAATACGAGCGAGATGCAGCAAAATGAAGTCTTTAACGCGTACTGGTTCATGCACAGCATGGCTTCTACGGGAACACGCACGATGGATATATGGGCAGATGATCCGGCAGCAACCGTGTATGAAAAAGACGGCGTCTATACAGCGCAAATCTGGAATCCGTCCGACACTGTCAAAACAGTGCATTTCTACAATGCCAATGGCGCTTTGGGTTCGGCTACCGTTTATGCCAAAGCGCAAGTAAAGGTTAACCCGCTGGAACATTCCGTTGTTCAACAGCCGGATGCCTCTCAGGGTGTAGTCTATCTCGATCGGAGCCAATGGACCATTACGGCGTCCTCCAGTTCGGAGCCGGTAGAGCGCATGGTCGACGGTGATCTGACTACACGCTGGTCATCCGGACAGCTTCAGAAGCCCGGCGATTGGCTGCATATTGATCTGGGAAGCGAACAGTCTATGGATACGGTATTCATGAACTCCGGCAACAACGGCGGTGATTATGCTCACGGGTACGAAATCTACGTATCCAAAGATAACGAGAACTGGGGCCAGCCTATCGCAGAGAGCGCTGGAACATCTCCAAGTCTGTCCGTGGAATTAGGCATGCAAACCGCCCGTTATGTCAAGATTGTATTGACTTCCTCTGCGGACAGCTGGTGGTCGATCTCTGAACTCAAGCTTGCCCGTTTTGGCAAACTTGAAGCAACACCGGAGTTCCCACAGCCCATACCGCTTCCAGATCGCTCTTCATGGATCGTAACCGCCTCCTCTACTCAAGGAGCCGTTGTGACAGCCAATATGCTGGATGGAAGTTCAGATACCCTATGGACAAATGGGAGGAAACAAATCGAAGGACAATGGATTACCATTGACCTCGGCCAAAAGAGTTCTTTCGATGCCATAGAATTGGACCCGGGTCATGCGAAAGAAGACTATCCGAGACAGTATCGGATTTATGTCTCGGATGACGGTGAACACTGGGGCACGTCCATTGCAGGCGGCGAAGGCACGCCTGGACGCACGTCCATCACCTTCCCTGAACAGCAGGCACGTTATGTTAAGGTAGTGCAGACCGGGGATTCCGATCAATGGTGGTCGATCTCCGAGTTGTTTATTCATCATAATGGAACGGGCAAACAAAAACTTTTGCTGCCAGACGGCTGGTCCGTGATCACTTCCACTGGAGACGATGCATCGGCTATAGTCGACGGCTCGGACCAAACACGCTGGACCTCCGGTCAGACTCAAACAGGCGGCGAATGGATTCAACTTGATCTGGGAACCTCGCAGTCAGTGAATCGGATTGTGCTGGACAGCGCGCACAGCCGGGAAGACTTTGCTCGCGGTTATGAAGTATATACCTCCCTGGATGGAGAGCATTGGGGAGATGCCCTGGCTTCGGGTGAAGGATCAGATTCGATGGTTTCTATCCCCTTTGCAACGCAAGAGGCACGTTATATTAAGGTCGTACAGACGGGTACTGCTTCTCATTGGTGGTCCGTGGCTGAATTCGAGGTCTATACCGCTGATCAGACACCATGGATATCCGGGGAACAGGATCATCTGCTACCTGCTGAACTGGATCGAACATCATGGACAGCGACTGCCTCCACCTCTGAAGATGTTGCGGCGATGCTAGACGACGATCTGAACTCACGCTGGACCTCTTCATCTGGTCAACATGCCGATCAATGGGTTCAGATTGATCTGGGAAGCAAGCAGAGCTTCAGTCGCTTGACCATGGATTCGGGCAGCAGCAGTAACGATTATGCTCGCAGTTTCCAGTTCTTCACTTCTGATGATGGCGAGCACTGGAATGGGGTTACGGAAGCCCTGGGAACAGGACCTGCCATCTCACAAACGTTCTCTAAACAAACGGCGCGATACATCAAAATTGCTTTGACCGCGGACACTCCCGAGTGGTGGTGGTCCATTGCCGAGTTAAAACTTTACCATTAA